The following coding sequences are from one Lolium rigidum isolate FL_2022 chromosome 6, APGP_CSIRO_Lrig_0.1, whole genome shotgun sequence window:
- the LOC124662603 gene encoding putative metallophosphoesterase At3g03305 yields MQREPQIFAREAVQASREVIENFLKVHVAQRTGKISVLVMLVTSPLAFPKQSRMEEMARSANITTSSSSCSPPRTPAMAPHGNRLLPILLALLAAAASTPSSVYGDERAVVEVSGAPDGVVWVVQLSDLHFSVHHPERAYDFRRYVGPALAMVNPDLVFITGDLTDGKSKDLLTMKQNEVEWIEYRNTMKDVIERSKLPSRIFYDLRGNHDSFGVPTSGGDYDFYQKYSINAKSGRQGRVQSVTLENNGRKHLFVGFDSTMEIGLRGPTNLFGHPTDKQLIELDQSLSQWDTEFDKAPLTKTTLGHFPLSFSALTESGKSIKDVFLKHSLAAYLCGHLHSRFGKNLKRYYHRITQEPSLYEHYYQFNMHQGYAIQSAKENCSEEAAHIEEFWEWEMGDWRRRRTMRILAIDDGYVSFTDIDFSLGSKSIIIVPTFPLDSRFMQRRSAPRDFNCHVKGASTFDTVRALVFSRQEIVSVSVKIYDSRPGNLEVVFDTEMKRVSGNESRGDMYLVPWNWRAFADPSPNRYWLQIEVMDITGDTSVSQLRPFSVNGLFAKVSWSWKEFFVMGIQWASLYHLTLQCALALIFVMLLVPRALIALFKDQSGYTYLRAKGSQWTLLKYLVGGFIWLFIELSRTILVWSFLWVYIIYLLVFPWLFGHPLTEDSGVAYMTYRGWTLKRSNEAFHAGSPDVMVIVLPHLCFVVLPTIVILAAMAAERTAFREHYFSQSGKKKDDHFQKSRRQVERDSLWSGRWIRKILIVLCLVVLWKHWKQCRGLVKAYAMNPLLHSPVYFYFVPALIVFSVYKTSSI; encoded by the exons ATGCAGAGGGAGCCCCAAATATTTGCCAGGGAAGCAGTGCAAGCTTCGCGGGAAGTCATTGAGAATTTCCTGAAGGTCCACGTCGCACAGCGCACCGGGAAAATTTCCGTCTTGGTCATGTTGGTGACAAGTCCACTGGCCTTTCCGAAGCAGTCTAGAATGGAAGAGATGGCGCGAAG TGCGAATATAACGACTTCTTCTTCGTCTTGCTCCCCTCCCCGGACCCCCGCCATGGCTCCGCACGGGAACCGGCTCCTCCCCATTCTCCTAGCCCTCCTCGCCGCGGCGGCGTCCACTCCTTCCTCCGTCTACGGTGACGAGAGGGCGGTGGTGGAGGTATCCGGCGCGCCGGATGGGGTCGTGTGGGTGGTCCAGCTCTCGGATCTCCACTTCAGCGTGCACCACCCGGAGCGCGCCTACGACTTCCGGCGATATGTCGGCCCCGCGCTCGCCATGGTCAACCCCGATCTCGTATTCATCACCGGTGACCTCACAG aTGGAAAAAGCAAAGATCTACTAACAATGAAGCAAAACGAGGTTGAGTGGATAGAATATAGAAATACAATGAAGGATGTCATTGAAAGAAGCAAACTTCCAAGCAGAATTTTTTATGATCTGAGAGGAAACCATGACAGTTTTGGTGTACCCACATCTGGTGGGGACTATGACTTCTATCAGAAGTATAGCATCAATGCTAAGTCAGGACGACAAGGGCGTGTGCAAAGTGTCACTTTAGAG AATAATGGCCGGAAGCACCTGTTTGTTGGCTTTGATAGCACAATGGAGATCGGTCTTAGAGGCCCGACCAATTTATTTGGGCATCCAACTGACAAACAGCTTATAGAGCTGGATCAGTCACTGTCGCAGTGGGACACTGAATTCGACAAGGCTCCATTGACTAAAACCACACTTGGGCACTTCCCCCTGTCTTTCTCAGCATTAACCGAATCAGGAAAAAGTATCAAGGACGTATTTCTAAAGCACTCCTTAGCAGCATACTTGTGTGGACATCTTCACTCCAGGTTTGGCAAGAATTTGAAGCGCTACTATCATCGGATAACTCAAGAACCTTCATTATATGAACACTACTACCAATTTAACATGCACCAAGGATACGCAATCCAGAGTGCTAAAGAGAACTGTTCAGAAGAAGCCGCACATATTGAGGAGTTCTGGGAGTGGGAGATGGGCGATTGGAGAAGGAGAAGAACTATGAGGATATTGGCAATTGATGATGGTTATGTCTCCTTCACTGACATAGATTTCAGTTTAGGCTCGAAGAGTATAATTATAGTTCCTACCTTTCCTCTAGACTCAAGATTCATGCAGAGACGCTCTGCTCCTCGTGATTTCAATTGTCATGTCAAGGGAGCTTCAACTTTTGATACAGTGCGGGCTCTTGTCTTCTCTCGACAAGAGATAGTGTCTGTGTCGGTAAAGATATATGACTCAAGACCAGGAAATCTTGAAGTGGTATTCGACACTGAAATGAAAAGGGTGAGTGGTAATGAATCTAGAGGAGATATGTATTTAGTTCCATGGAACTGGAGGGCATTTGCAGATCCTTCACCAAACAGATATTGGCTCCAAATTGAAGTGATGGATATAACAGGTGACACTAGTGTCAGTCAGTTGAGGCCGTTCTCTGTAAATGGGTTGTTTGCAAAAGTTAGCTGGAGTTGGAAGGAATTTTTCGTGATGGGCATTCAATGGGCTTCATTATATCATCTCACTCTGCAGTGTGCTCTTGCCCTGATTTTCGTAATGCTTCTTGTACCACGAGCTTTGATTGCGTTATTCAAAGATCAATCTGGTTACACATATCTACGAGCCAAGGGTAGTCAGTGGACATTGTTGAAGTATCTGGTTGGTGGCTTTATCTGGCTTTTTATTGAGCTGTCCAGGACGATTCTTGTGTGGTCTTTTCTATGGGTGTATATAATCTATTTGTTggtgttcccttggttgtttGGTCACCCTCTAACCGAGGATAGTGGCGTCGCATATATGACATACAGAGGCTGGACTCTTAAACGATCCAACGAAGCTTTTCATGCTGGCAGTCCAGACGTCATGGTCATTGTTCTACCTCACCTTTGTTTCGTGGTACTACCGACAATTGTGATATTAGCTGCAATGGCTGCTGAGAGAACAGCATTCCGGGAACATTATTTTTCTCAATCAGGAAAGAAGAAAGATGATCACTTCCAAAAGAGCAGGAGACAAGTAGAACGTGATAGTTTATGGAGTGGTCGCTGGATAAGGAAAATTCTCATTGTTCTTTGCCTGGTGGTCCTATGGAAACATTGGAAG CAATGCAGAGGTCTTGTGAAAGCTTATGCAATGAACCCTCTGCTCCATTCTCCAGTATATTTCTACTTTGTACCAGCGCTCATAGTATTTTCTGTCTACAAAACCTCGTCCATTTAA